The genomic region CGCGCGCGCTCCTCCTCACCGAGCACCCGCCCGCGGGTCAGCACCGAGTGGATGCGCCGGGTGTTGCGGATGTCGGCGAGCGGGTTCCCGTGCAGCACCACGAGGTCCGCGCGCTGTCCCGGCCGCAGCGTGCCGGCCGGTTCGCCGAGCACGGTGGCCGGGCCGGCCGTCGCCGCCCGCAGCGCTGCCAACGGCGACAACCCCGCCTCGACCAGCAGCTCCAGCTCGTCGTGCACGGAGAACCCGGCGTAGGTGTACGGGTTGCCGGTGTCGGTGCCGACGAGCACGCCGACGTCGAGCGCGTGCATCTCCGCCACCTGGTCCATGCGCCTGCGCAGGAAGAGCTCCTGATCGCGGATCTCCTGCGGTGTCACCGGAACCCACTGCTTCAACTGGTCGGCCCACAGCTGCTTCATGAACGGCGGCACGTACTTCAGCCGTTCGTCGTCGGCGAACCGGTCGGCCGGGCTGCCGTACACGCGCATCGCCCCGATCGTCGGCGAGAGCCAGGAGTTGTTGCGCCGCAGTCGTTTCGCCAGCTGCACCGCCTTGGACCGGCGGTGTGACAGCGTGGCCAGGCGCTCGCACTCCAGCCACTGCTTGAACCAGCCGAACGGGTTCGCCGGGTCCAGCGGTGTCCGCCCGATCCGGTCCCGCAGCTCGTCCTCCTGGCTGCTCGTCGCGAGCGGCAGGCCGTACATGTGCTCGAACGTCCGCTGCCCCAGGTCGCTCGCCTCGCCCAACGGCACGTGGCACGAGTTGTGCCCGGCGAACGGAATCCCGATGCGCGCGCGCTCGTCCGCGATCGCCGTGAGCGTCGCACGGTCCAGGTACGAGTAGACCTTGACGAACTCGGCCCCCTGCCCGGCCCAGTCCCGCACCGCCGCCCGGCCCTCCTCGGGCGTGCGCGCGATCAACGGCCCCGGCAACATCGAGTCCGGCCCGTCGATGATCGTGCTGCCCACGACCAGCTTCGGCCCGAACACCTCGCCGCGCTCGACCCGGTCGCGCAGCTCGTAGATCGGCCCGAAGCCCCACATCTCTCGGAGCCCCACCACGCCGTTGGCCAGGCACATCGGGAACGTGACGCGGTCGGAGTACGCGCCGTGCACGTGCATGTCCCACAGGCCCGGGATCACGTACTTGCCCGGCAGGTCGAGCACGGTCGCGTTCGGCGGCAACGGCAGGTCGCAGCCGCCGACCGCGAGGATCCTGTTGTCCGCCAGCACGATGGTGGCGTCGCGCCGGGGTGGCGAGCCGGTGGTGTCGACGAGCGTCACGCCGCGCAGGGCGGTGACGCCCGTGGAGCCGGACGCTGCGGCCCGGCCCGGCGCGACCAGGCCCACGCCCGCCGCCGCACCGAGCCCGGCCAGCCATCCCAGCAGTTCACGTCGCGTGGTGTCGGTCATGCCGATCAACCAACACCTTGACGTAACGGAAGACTCAACCCCTGCCGGACATCGCGTTCAGCAGCGAGTGCTGTGCGTCGTCGTGCCCGACCTCCCACATGAACGTCCCGAGCAACCCGCGTGAACGGGCGAAACCGGCGCGGATGCCGATCGAGCGCGGGTTCTCGTACGACACGAACTTCTTCTCGGCCGCGTTGAACAGCCACGGCGACTGCGCGACGGGGTGCCAGTACTCCTGCCACCCCGGCGTGTTCTTGAGCTTCAGCGCCTCGTCATAGCCGTCGACCCAGAACGCGCTGTCGTAAGGCTGGTAGAGACCGTGCTGCGGGCCCTCGGTCTTGACGTTGAAACCGCGGCCGTAGAACGGCACTCCCAGCACCATCTTGCGCGGTGGAACGCCGTGCCGCTGGTAGTAGTCGATCGCGCCGACGACGTTGTTCCACTTCCGGTCGGCGGTGGGCATCGGGTCGTTCGAGACCTCGCGGAAACCGGCGTTGAACGTGGCCACGGGCGAGAAACCGGTGCCGAGGTCGTAGGTCATGACGTTGATGAAGTCCATGACCCGCGCCAGTTCGCGCAGCTCAAACGACTTCGCCGGGTCGTACGGGCCGTCGGTCTGCAACCGGCCGGCGG from Lentzea guizhouensis harbors:
- a CDS encoding glycoside hydrolase family 18 protein — its product is MSLLRKGLAVALAALSVSAGTAPLAEAAPRKIVGAYYGNWYSGSKPISSIPTTTPITHLFYAFALIENGKCVMTAPTAAKDFADIRDLKKRKPSLKALISLGGWGAGGFSDAALTPASRSTLVQSCVDLFFRDGTFDGIDIDWEFPVYGGPAEITDRPADRRNMTLLTKDFRRALGSRKLVTAALPAGRLQTDGPYDPAKSFELRELARVMDFINVMTYDLGTGFSPVATFNAGFREVSNDPMPTADRKWNNVVGAIDYYQRHGVPPRKMVLGVPFYGRGFNVKTEGPQHGLYQPYDSAFWVDGYDEALKLKNTPGWQEYWHPVAQSPWLFNAAEKKFVSYENPRSIGIRAGFARSRGLLGTFMWEVGHDDAQHSLLNAMSGRG
- a CDS encoding amidohydrolase family protein, which produces MTDTTRRELLGWLAGLGAAAGVGLVAPGRAAASGSTGVTALRGVTLVDTTGSPPRRDATIVLADNRILAVGGCDLPLPPNATVLDLPGKYVIPGLWDMHVHGAYSDRVTFPMCLANGVVGLREMWGFGPIYELRDRVERGEVFGPKLVVGSTIIDGPDSMLPGPLIARTPEEGRAAVRDWAGQGAEFVKVYSYLDRATLTAIADERARIGIPFAGHNSCHVPLGEASDLGQRTFEHMYGLPLATSSQEDELRDRIGRTPLDPANPFGWFKQWLECERLATLSHRRSKAVQLAKRLRRNNSWLSPTIGAMRVYGSPADRFADDERLKYVPPFMKQLWADQLKQWVPVTPQEIRDQELFLRRRMDQVAEMHALDVGVLVGTDTGNPYTYAGFSVHDELELLVEAGLSPLAALRAATAGPATVLGEPAGTLRPGQRADLVVLHGNPLADIRNTRRIHSVLTRGRVLGEEERARMLADAEKAAQEPFPAVQRACC